From Sporosarcina sp. Te-1, the proteins below share one genomic window:
- a CDS encoding ANTAR domain-containing response regulator, translated as MKKRILIAEDESIIRMDLKLTLEDHGYEVVGEAGDGDRAVELAFLHKPDLVLMDIKMPKIDGLKASRIIGSQLDLPILLITAYSQKEFVEKAQQDNIVGYLVKPISEANLIPAIEVALHQSEKAKRLKASIQDVKREVEKRKTIERAKGLLMEKENLSEPQAFKKMRDASMSRQQTMESIAIEVIELYK; from the coding sequence ATGAAAAAAAGGATTTTGATAGCCGAGGATGAGTCGATCATCCGAATGGATTTGAAATTGACATTAGAGGACCACGGGTATGAGGTGGTCGGTGAGGCAGGAGATGGCGATCGGGCAGTTGAGCTTGCGTTTCTCCATAAGCCGGACCTGGTCTTGATGGACATTAAAATGCCGAAAATTGACGGATTGAAGGCAAGCCGGATCATCGGGTCTCAATTGGATCTTCCGATACTTCTCATTACCGCCTATAGCCAAAAGGAATTTGTCGAGAAAGCCCAGCAAGATAATATTGTCGGTTATTTGGTGAAACCGATTTCAGAAGCGAATTTAATTCCGGCGATTGAGGTGGCCCTCCACCAATCCGAAAAAGCGAAACGGCTGAAAGCGAGTATTCAGGACGTGAAGCGGGAAGTGGAAAAGCGCAAGACGATTGAGCGGGCCAAAGGTTTATTGATGGAGAAGGAAAATCTCTCTGAACCCCAAGCATTCAAGAAAATGCGGGATGCCAGCATGTCCAGGCAACAGACAATGGAGTCAATTGCCATAGAAGTCATTGAGTTATATAAGTGA
- the eutH gene encoding ethanolamine utilization protein EutH has translation MEMIGTVIVWIIMICAVLGAFAAIKNPEEGLGKEFMSGLHAVGHIFVPAAGIMASIPYLTWFISKFIGPIFDAIGADPAIAATTILASDMGGYQLAEALKTSYEGWIMALVVGFMSGATIVFSIPMGLAMLDKRDHKYMALGVMSGVLTIPIGAFVASVLIVLFNTDVRDVISTTAASNYEFVISYLQILVNLLPLLVFVVAIALGLKFFPRVMISGFMLFGRVMDAAIKLVLVFSIVEVFTGVFSTVFGAWGFDPIMADEKDQFRALETAGYIGIMLAGAFPMVYLLRKYAAKPLEAGGRKLGLSSTGSAGILATMANILAMFSLVRFMRPKDKVINIAFAVCAAFLLGDHLSFTANFQPTIILPVILGKLTAGVCAIAIAYKLSVPTALKLEEKDRAEGVIRPGEYLEDGEVEQSEGKKEEEAVLTNA, from the coding sequence GTGGAAATGATCGGTACAGTAATCGTCTGGATCATTATGATCTGTGCAGTGCTGGGTGCATTTGCTGCGATCAAAAATCCAGAAGAAGGATTAGGAAAGGAATTCATGTCCGGTTTGCATGCGGTAGGTCATATTTTCGTACCGGCTGCCGGTATTATGGCCTCCATTCCATATTTGACTTGGTTTATCAGTAAATTTATCGGTCCTATATTTGATGCCATCGGTGCGGACCCGGCCATAGCGGCGACAACAATCCTTGCGTCGGATATGGGTGGATATCAGCTGGCCGAAGCACTTAAAACATCCTATGAAGGTTGGATTATGGCACTCGTTGTAGGATTCATGTCCGGAGCGACGATTGTATTTTCGATTCCGATGGGACTTGCTATGTTGGATAAGCGGGATCACAAATATATGGCGCTTGGCGTTATGTCGGGTGTTTTAACGATTCCGATTGGCGCTTTCGTCGCCTCTGTACTCATTGTGCTTTTCAATACGGATGTACGTGATGTTATTAGTACAACAGCGGCATCTAATTATGAATTCGTCATAAGTTACTTGCAAATCCTTGTCAACTTGCTGCCATTGCTCGTATTTGTTGTAGCGATTGCACTCGGATTGAAATTCTTCCCGCGTGTCATGATTTCGGGCTTTATGCTTTTCGGCCGAGTGATGGACGCGGCAATCAAACTAGTCCTCGTCTTTTCAATTGTTGAAGTTTTCACTGGTGTTTTCTCAACGGTCTTTGGCGCATGGGGCTTTGACCCAATCATGGCGGATGAAAAAGACCAATTCCGGGCATTGGAAACAGCCGGTTATATCGGTATTATGCTGGCGGGTGCATTCCCGATGGTTTATTTACTTCGGAAATATGCCGCGAAACCACTTGAAGCAGGCGGACGCAAGCTTGGTTTGTCCTCGACGGGAAGCGCTGGCATTTTAGCGACAATGGCGAATATCTTGGCGATGTTCTCTCTTGTCCGTTTCATGAGACCGAAAGATAAAGTCATCAATATCGCGTTTGCAGTTTGTGCTGCTTTCTTGCTTGGTGACCATTTATCATTCACTGCCAATTTCCAACCGACGATCATCTTGCCGGTTATCTTAGGTAAATTAACAGCGGGTGTCTGTGCGATTGCAATTGCCTACAAACTGTCTGTTCCAACTGCTTTGAAGCTTGAGGAAAAAGACCGGGCTGAAGGTGTCATCCGCCCGGGTGAATACTTGGAAGACGGTGAAGTGGAACAATCGGAAGGAAAGAAAGAGGAAGAAGCTGTACTGACAAACGCATAA
- the eutS gene encoding ethanolamine utilization microcompartment protein EutS: MSEEKKRFIQEFVPGKQLTLSHLIANPDPDMFQKLGIQEAGALGIMTCTPSETVIIAGDLATKAANVKLGFLDRFTGSLVIVGSVSEVEMAMLEINRFLSEKLGYTPASITKS; the protein is encoded by the coding sequence TTGAGCGAAGAAAAGAAACGATTCATACAGGAATTTGTACCGGGAAAACAGCTTACGCTTAGCCATCTAATCGCTAATCCTGATCCAGATATGTTTCAGAAGCTGGGTATCCAAGAGGCCGGGGCGCTGGGCATCATGACGTGCACGCCGAGTGAGACGGTCATTATTGCAGGAGATTTAGCGACCAAGGCGGCCAATGTGAAGCTAGGATTTTTGGATCGATTCACAGGAAGTCTTGTTATTGTCGGAAGTGTTTCGGAAGTCGAGATGGCGATGCTGGAAATCAACCGATTCCTGTCTGAAAAACTCGGCTATACACCGGCATCCATTACGAAATCGTAA
- a CDS encoding EutP/PduV family microcompartment system protein, whose translation MQNKAMLIGAIGAGKSTLTNALLGKQVPAVKTQTLIYYDWIVDTPGEYTENPLFYKNIMATALEVSHVFYLQDATNGKTIFPPGFSMGVPKLAVGVITKCDHPEADVERAYRMMKNIISEGPVIITSSVTGDGVGHLKELVKCPDMQSMKEYIQKTDDDHVRFIGPLYSA comes from the coding sequence ATGCAAAACAAGGCAATGCTAATCGGGGCCATTGGTGCGGGGAAATCGACGCTGACGAATGCACTGTTAGGCAAGCAGGTTCCAGCTGTAAAAACACAGACGCTCATTTATTATGATTGGATCGTCGATACACCTGGAGAGTACACGGAAAATCCGTTGTTCTACAAAAATATTATGGCGACAGCCTTAGAAGTGTCTCATGTGTTTTACCTTCAAGATGCAACGAACGGCAAGACGATCTTTCCGCCGGGATTTAGCATGGGGGTCCCGAAACTTGCGGTCGGTGTCATTACGAAATGCGATCATCCGGAAGCTGATGTGGAAAGAGCGTACCGCATGATGAAGAATATCATTTCGGAAGGTCCTGTCATCATCACCTCATCTGTAACAGGAGACGGTGTAGGGCATTTGAAGGAATTGGTGAAGTGCCCTGACATGCAATCGATGAAAGAGTACATCCAGAAGACGGATGATGACCATGTCCGCTTCATCGGCCCACTTTACAGTGCCTAG
- a CDS encoding ethanolamine ammonia-lyase reactivating factor EutA produces the protein MDQFNKRHETIISAGIDIGTSTTKLIISRFSLMNVAGTTHVPRIEIVDKEILYKSPVFRTPLLDASTIDTQGVERIVRSQYAEAGVTPSQIETGAVIITGETATKHNASEMIHHLSHEAGDFLVATAGPDLEGIIAAKGSGAYDFSAKSGKVIANIDIGGGTANMAVYKDKKLLGTCTMHIGGRLIEFQNGRVYSISSPVERLLAEQGWRLQVGDPADSPAVHQVTEFMADSLARIVSRDVTLADHVLLLGHTPSWQDDVDAIVFSGGVSECMYQHELGQVQVAEYDDIGVRLAEALKHNNRLQSFEWLEPVETVRATVLGAGTQTTEISGATIQVAPHELPLKNIPIYQHDFMFDLQKGLDLFDSAISEAIALYDSTREGQNFALYISNLPYMGFRDIQTLSQAIIRLMEKRPDPAQPIILIIQSDHAKVIGQTLVAMNVQQSVICVDQINVETGDYIDIGKALDSGVVPVVVKTLTFHTS, from the coding sequence GTGGACCAGTTCAATAAAAGGCATGAAACGATCATCAGTGCTGGCATTGACATTGGCACAAGCACGACCAAATTGATCATCAGCCGATTTTCCTTGATGAATGTCGCGGGTACGACACATGTACCGCGAATTGAGATTGTGGATAAAGAAATTTTATATAAAAGTCCTGTCTTCCGAACGCCGCTCTTGGATGCATCGACAATCGACACGCAAGGAGTGGAACGGATCGTCCGCTCACAATATGCAGAGGCAGGAGTTACGCCCTCTCAAATTGAAACGGGGGCCGTTATCATCACAGGGGAAACGGCTACGAAACACAATGCGAGTGAAATGATCCATCATTTGTCGCATGAAGCCGGTGATTTCCTTGTTGCCACAGCAGGCCCGGATTTGGAAGGCATCATAGCGGCGAAAGGATCGGGGGCTTATGACTTTTCCGCGAAGAGCGGAAAAGTTATTGCCAACATTGATATTGGCGGCGGGACAGCCAATATGGCCGTTTACAAGGATAAGAAGCTTCTTGGTACATGCACGATGCATATTGGGGGGCGACTCATCGAGTTTCAAAATGGCCGAGTCTATTCCATCTCCTCGCCTGTCGAACGGCTGCTGGCCGAACAAGGCTGGCGCTTGCAAGTCGGAGACCCAGCGGATAGCCCTGCTGTCCATCAAGTGACAGAATTCATGGCGGACTCGCTTGCACGGATTGTAAGCCGTGATGTTACTTTGGCAGACCATGTATTATTGCTGGGACATACGCCTTCTTGGCAGGACGATGTAGATGCGATCGTCTTTTCGGGCGGAGTATCAGAATGTATGTATCAGCATGAGCTTGGACAGGTGCAGGTCGCTGAATATGATGATATCGGCGTCCGCTTAGCAGAAGCATTGAAGCACAATAACCGGCTGCAATCCTTTGAGTGGCTGGAGCCGGTAGAAACCGTTAGGGCGACCGTATTAGGTGCGGGCACGCAGACGACGGAAATCAGCGGTGCGACGATTCAGGTGGCACCGCATGAACTACCTCTGAAAAACATTCCGATTTACCAGCATGATTTCATGTTTGATTTGCAAAAAGGATTGGATCTTTTTGACTCAGCCATTTCCGAAGCGATCGCCCTATATGATTCGACCCGGGAAGGGCAAAATTTTGCATTATATATATCGAATCTCCCCTATATGGGATTCCGGGACATCCAAACCTTGTCCCAGGCGATTATCCGCCTGATGGAAAAGCGGCCAGACCCGGCGCAGCCGATCATTTTGATCATCCAATCGGATCACGCCAAGGTAATTGGCCAGACGCTGGTCGCCATGAATGTACAACAAAGTGTCATTTGTGTGGATCAAATCAACGTAGAGACCGGCGATTACATTGATATCGGCAAGGCGCTCGATTCCGGTGTCGTGCCGGTTGTAGTGAAAACGTTAACATTCCACACATCGTAA